The DNA sequence AGGCCCCGTGACCGACTTCCAACGCCTCGTCCTCAGCCGCCCGAACGACCACGTGCTCCTCATCGGGCTGAACCGCGCCGACAAGCGCAACGCGTTCGACCTGCAGATGCTGAACGAGCTGGGGCAGGCCATCACGCTGTATGAAGAGGACCCCGCG is a window from the Sandaracinaceae bacterium genome containing:
- a CDS encoding enoyl-CoA hydratase/isomerase family protein; translation: MTDFQRLVLSRPNDHVLLIGLNRADKRNAFDLQMLNELGQAITLYEEDPALRCAVLHAEGAHFTAGLDLGEVGPAIEQGRALFP